Proteins from a genomic interval of Chryseobacterium indologenes:
- a CDS encoding DUF3817 domain-containing protein, with protein sequence MNFIEKFFNKYSQDKIIKWFKQICLAEAISCILLYCVAMIWIRYDENLYSIIFISVVGSLHGLFFTLYLLLCLPARKIYNWDDEDFVFALLAAFFPFATVWVDKKLAQFDRE encoded by the coding sequence ATGAACTTCATCGAAAAATTTTTCAACAAATATTCCCAGGACAAAATCATTAAGTGGTTTAAACAGATTTGTCTTGCAGAGGCCATTTCATGTATTTTACTGTATTGTGTAGCTATGATCTGGATTCGATATGATGAAAATCTGTATTCTATTATTTTCATTAGTGTAGTGGGAAGTTTACACGGCTTATTCTTTACACTTTATCTTTTATTATGTCTTCCTGCAAGAAAAATTTACAACTGGGATGATGAAGATTTTGTTTTTGCTTTATTAGCAGCATTTTTCCCTTTTGCTACGGTTTGGGTCGATAAAAAACTGGCTCAATTCGACAGAGAATAA
- a CDS encoding nicotinate-nucleotide adenylyltransferase, protein MKKIGLFFGSFNPIHIGHLILANYILENSDMDELWFVVSPQNPFKDKKSLLNDHNRLDMVQLAVKNYPNMRASNVEFSLPKPSYTIDTLTYLHEKYPEYSFSLIMGEDNLDSLHKWKNADILIKNHHIIVYPRVFDGAKKDSEYLRHDNISLVKAPIIELSATEIRNMIKEGKNVRPMLPPEVFEYLDGSSFYK, encoded by the coding sequence ATGAAAAAAATCGGTTTATTTTTTGGATCTTTTAACCCTATTCATATCGGGCATCTTATTTTAGCTAATTATATTCTGGAAAATTCAGACATGGATGAGCTTTGGTTTGTAGTGAGTCCGCAAAATCCGTTTAAAGATAAAAAATCATTGCTGAATGACCACAACAGACTGGATATGGTTCAGCTTGCTGTAAAAAACTATCCGAATATGAGAGCTTCCAATGTAGAGTTTTCACTTCCGAAGCCCAGCTACACGATTGATACTCTTACCTATCTTCATGAAAAGTATCCCGAATATTCTTTCAGTTTGATTATGGGAGAAGATAATCTGGATAGCCTTCATAAATGGAAAAACGCTGATATACTGATCAAAAACCATCATATTATTGTGTACCCCAGAGTGTTTGACGGAGCAAAAAAGGATTCTGAATATCTGAGGCACGATAATATTTCTTTGGTAAAGGCGCCAATAATAGAACTTTCCGCCACTGAGATCCGCAATATGATTAAAGAGGGTAAGAATGTAAGGCCTATGCTGCCACCCGAAGTTTTTGAATATTTGGACGGAAGCAGTTTTTATAAGTAA
- the recJ gene encoding single-stranded-DNA-specific exonuclease RecJ — MSQKWIYKPEPDEEVVDRLSSSLGFGTFESKLLVLRGIDNYQKAREFFKPNLNDIHNPFLMADMQKAVERIATAIENGEKILVYGDYDVDGTTAVALMYLYLSKIVEKKYLDYYIPDRNSEGYGISTEGIDFAKENGFSLIIALDCGIKALDMISYASGLGIDFIICDHHLPGEEIPNAAAVLDPKRTDCRYPFKELSGCGVGFKLCQGLNTIYKIPEAELFELTDLLAISIAADIVSMTGENRVLAKMGLKILRKTRNMGLRLLIPEDKLSHFEISNIVFEIAPKINAAGRISHGKAAVELMVSDNLKHANQIVNDIMNLNDERRELDMNSTLSALNQIIESQQETKHTTIVYHPEWNKGVIGIVASRLIETYYKPTLVFTDGNNGEMVASARSVSDFDVHEALDMCSEYFLKFGGHHAAAGLSMEKDKFAAFKEKFERIVSEKIQEHQKEPSISIDTEIKIDEINREFINFHRKLAPFGPHNMKPIFTLTNQKLSGYVKTMGKDNNHLKFYIKQESTGRNIECVGFKLGQFVDDFKTKSFDLAFTLEENHWKGNVTHYLNIKDVKFRE; from the coding sequence ATGAGTCAAAAATGGATTTATAAGCCTGAACCCGATGAGGAAGTTGTGGACAGACTAAGTTCGTCACTTGGTTTTGGTACTTTTGAATCTAAGCTCCTCGTTCTGCGGGGAATTGACAATTATCAAAAGGCCAGAGAATTTTTTAAACCGAACCTTAACGATATTCATAACCCGTTCTTAATGGCGGATATGCAAAAGGCTGTTGAGCGCATTGCTACTGCAATTGAAAACGGAGAAAAAATATTGGTATATGGCGATTATGATGTAGACGGAACCACAGCTGTAGCCCTGATGTACCTTTATCTCAGCAAAATTGTTGAGAAAAAATACCTGGATTACTATATTCCGGACAGAAATTCTGAAGGATATGGAATTTCTACAGAAGGAATTGATTTTGCGAAAGAAAATGGTTTCTCATTAATCATTGCCCTCGATTGTGGAATAAAGGCACTTGATATGATAAGCTATGCCTCTGGTTTAGGGATAGACTTTATTATTTGTGACCATCACCTTCCGGGTGAAGAAATTCCTAACGCAGCTGCTGTTCTTGATCCTAAAAGAACCGACTGCCGATATCCTTTCAAGGAACTTTCCGGATGTGGTGTAGGCTTTAAGCTTTGCCAGGGATTAAATACCATTTATAAAATTCCGGAAGCCGAATTATTTGAACTTACGGACCTTCTTGCTATTTCCATAGCAGCCGACATCGTTTCAATGACCGGAGAAAACAGGGTTTTAGCCAAAATGGGGTTAAAAATCCTGAGGAAAACAAGAAATATGGGATTAAGACTATTAATTCCTGAGGATAAACTTTCCCATTTTGAAATTTCCAATATTGTTTTTGAAATTGCTCCTAAAATTAATGCAGCCGGAAGAATATCTCATGGTAAAGCCGCGGTAGAATTAATGGTTTCCGACAATTTAAAGCATGCCAACCAGATTGTGAATGATATCATGAACCTCAACGATGAGAGGCGTGAACTGGATATGAATTCTACGCTGTCTGCCTTGAATCAAATTATAGAATCCCAGCAGGAAACAAAGCATACTACCATCGTTTATCATCCTGAATGGAATAAAGGAGTAATCGGTATTGTTGCCTCACGGCTTATTGAGACCTATTACAAACCTACCCTTGTATTTACTGACGGTAACAATGGGGAAATGGTAGCTTCTGCAAGATCTGTTTCTGATTTTGACGTTCATGAAGCTCTTGATATGTGTTCTGAATATTTCCTTAAATTCGGAGGGCACCACGCCGCTGCCGGACTTTCTATGGAGAAAGATAAGTTTGCTGCATTCAAAGAGAAATTTGAAAGAATTGTTTCTGAAAAAATTCAGGAGCACCAGAAAGAGCCTTCTATTTCGATTGATACGGAAATTAAAATTGATGAAATCAACAGAGAATTTATCAATTTTCACAGAAAACTCGCTCCGTTTGGCCCTCATAATATGAAACCTATTTTTACATTGACAAACCAGAAGCTGTCTGGCTATGTAAAAACGATGGGAAAAGATAACAACCATCTTAAGTTTTATATTAAACAAGAATCTACCGGTAGGAATATTGAATGTGTCGGTTTTAAACTCGGGCAGTTTGTTGATGATTTTAAAACTAAAAGTTTCGATCTGGCATTCACATTGGAAGAAAATCACTGGAAAGGCAATGTAACCCATTATCTTAATATCAAAGATGTAAAGTTCAGAGAATAA
- a CDS encoding M48 family metalloprotease has protein sequence MKKMTVCLLFLGAMHTINAQKINLGKAAGIVSNGAKALTFTNEDAIKLSKESVEWMDKNNPVAGAKDPYTVRLNKLFGKHKSQDGLNLNYKVYKVKDINAFACADGSVRVFSSLMDIMTDSELLAVIGNEIGHVKNQDTKDAMKSAYLKAAALDAASSASGAVAALNESQIGKMANAFLDASHSKKQESEADTYSYDFMKTNKYDVVGAYTAFKKLALLSEGSTQTNFEKMFNSHPDSEKRALAIKKKAEKDGLWKDPGTVSLPTSKLTK, from the coding sequence ATGAAAAAAATGACTGTGTGCCTTTTATTTCTGGGCGCAATGCATACGATCAATGCTCAAAAAATTAATCTGGGAAAAGCAGCTGGAATCGTTTCTAATGGTGCAAAAGCCCTGACATTTACCAACGAAGATGCCATCAAATTATCCAAAGAATCAGTAGAATGGATGGATAAGAATAATCCTGTGGCGGGAGCAAAAGATCCATATACCGTGAGATTGAATAAATTGTTTGGAAAACACAAATCACAAGATGGCCTTAACCTGAATTACAAAGTGTACAAAGTAAAAGATATCAATGCTTTTGCTTGTGCAGACGGTAGTGTGAGAGTATTTTCTTCCCTGATGGACATCATGACTGACAGTGAATTACTGGCTGTAATCGGGAACGAAATCGGTCACGTAAAAAATCAGGATACAAAAGATGCCATGAAATCTGCATACCTGAAGGCCGCCGCATTAGATGCCGCATCATCAGCTTCGGGCGCAGTAGCAGCCCTTAATGAAAGCCAGATCGGAAAAATGGCCAATGCATTTTTAGATGCCTCTCACAGCAAAAAACAGGAATCTGAAGCAGATACCTACTCATACGATTTCATGAAGACGAATAAGTATGATGTTGTAGGAGCTTATACAGCTTTCAAAAAACTGGCATTACTTTCAGAAGGAAGTACGCAGACCAATTTTGAGAAGATGTTTAATTCTCACCCTGACAGTGAAAAGAGAGCGCTTGCAATCAAAAAGAAAGCAGAGAAAGACGGATTGTGGAAAGATCCGGGGACGGTAAGTCTTCCCACTTCAAAACTGACAAAATAA
- a CDS encoding ATP-binding cassette domain-containing protein, with the protein MLTVSNLSLQFGKRVLFDEVNIMFTKGNCYGIIGANGAGKSTFLKILTGKQDPTTGHVSLEPGKRMSVLEQDHFAYDQYTVLEAVLRGNKKLFEIKEEMDALYAKEDFSDEDGIKAGELGVIYDEMGGWTAESDAQTMLSNVGITDDMHWQMMSELENKDKVKVLLAQALFGNPDVLILDEPTNDLDIDTISWLEDFLADYENTVIVVSHDRHFLDTVCTHIGDLDYSKLNLYTGNYSFWYQASQLATRQRAQANKKAEEKKKELQDFIARFSSNVAKAKQATARKKMIDKLNIDDIKPSSRRYPAIIFEMEREAGDQILDVKGLEKTKDGELLFSNIDLNLKKGDKVAVLSKNSLAITEFFEILAGNVEPDKGTVAWGVTTNQSHMPLDNTNFFQEDLSLVDWLRQFTKNDEERHEEFVRGFLGRMLFSGDEALKSCKVLSGGEKMRCMFSRMMLQKANVLLLDEPTNHLDLESITTLNNSLSNFKGNLLLASHDHEMLSTVCNRIIELTPTGIIDREMTYDEYLADKKVKELREKMYS; encoded by the coding sequence ATGTTAACAGTATCTAACTTATCTTTACAATTCGGGAAAAGAGTTCTTTTTGACGAGGTAAATATTATGTTTACCAAAGGAAACTGCTACGGGATCATCGGAGCAAACGGTGCGGGAAAGTCTACATTCCTGAAAATACTAACAGGGAAGCAAGATCCGACAACAGGGCATGTATCTCTGGAACCAGGGAAAAGAATGTCAGTTTTGGAGCAGGATCACTTTGCATATGATCAATATACTGTTCTTGAAGCTGTATTAAGAGGAAATAAAAAATTATTTGAGATAAAGGAGGAAATGGATGCGTTATACGCAAAAGAAGATTTCTCTGATGAAGACGGAATTAAAGCTGGTGAACTAGGGGTAATTTATGACGAAATGGGAGGATGGACTGCTGAATCTGATGCACAAACCATGCTTTCCAACGTAGGAATTACAGATGATATGCACTGGCAGATGATGAGTGAACTTGAGAACAAAGACAAAGTAAAGGTTCTTTTGGCTCAGGCACTTTTCGGAAATCCGGATGTACTGATTCTGGATGAGCCTACCAATGACCTTGATATTGATACGATCTCCTGGTTAGAAGACTTCCTTGCTGATTATGAAAATACAGTAATCGTTGTATCTCACGACCGTCACTTCTTAGATACAGTTTGTACGCACATCGGTGACCTTGATTATTCTAAGCTTAACCTTTACACAGGTAACTACTCTTTCTGGTATCAGGCTTCTCAGCTGGCTACAAGACAGAGAGCGCAGGCAAATAAGAAAGCTGAAGAGAAGAAAAAAGAACTTCAGGACTTCATCGCAAGGTTCAGTTCGAACGTTGCTAAGGCTAAACAGGCTACAGCAAGAAAGAAAATGATCGACAAACTAAATATTGACGATATTAAGCCATCTTCAAGAAGATATCCGGCTATTATTTTCGAAATGGAAAGAGAAGCAGGAGATCAGATTTTAGATGTAAAAGGTCTTGAGAAGACTAAAGATGGAGAATTATTGTTCTCTAACATCGACTTAAATCTTAAAAAAGGAGATAAAGTAGCGGTACTTTCTAAAAACTCACTTGCCATTACAGAATTTTTTGAAATTCTGGCAGGAAATGTTGAACCAGACAAAGGAACAGTTGCTTGGGGAGTTACAACAAACCAATCTCATATGCCTTTGGATAACACTAATTTCTTTCAGGAGGATTTAAGCCTGGTGGACTGGCTGAGACAATTCACCAAAAATGATGAAGAGCGCCATGAAGAATTCGTAAGAGGATTCCTGGGAAGAATGCTTTTCTCTGGTGATGAGGCTTTAAAATCTTGTAAAGTGCTTTCAGGAGGTGAAAAAATGAGATGTATGTTCAGCAGAATGATGCTTCAGAAAGCAAATGTACTTTTACTGGATGAACCGACCAACCACTTAGATCTTGAGAGTATCACAACATTGAACAACTCTTTATCCAACTTTAAAGGTAATCTTTTGTTAGCATCTCATGACCACGAAATGCTTTCAACGGTTTGTAACAGAATCATTGAACTGACTCCTACAGGAATCATCGACAGAGAAATGACTTATGACGAATATCTTGCTGATAAAAAGGTAAAAGAATTAAGAGAAAAAATGTATTCTTAA
- the smpB gene encoding SsrA-binding protein SmpB produces the protein MKIEKTVNILNRRARFEYEILEEYEAGMVLTGTEIKSLRSSKASITESFCQFIDGELYIINMMIDEYKLGTFYNHKTKRERKLLLHKKELTKLEKKLKDAGNTIIPLKLYITDRGKAKVLIALGRGKKLYDKREAIKDRENKRNLDRILKKS, from the coding sequence ATGAAGATTGAAAAAACAGTTAACATATTAAATAGAAGAGCTCGGTTTGAATATGAAATTCTTGAGGAATACGAAGCCGGGATGGTTTTGACAGGGACAGAAATAAAATCTTTACGTTCTTCTAAAGCATCTATCACAGAATCGTTCTGTCAGTTTATTGATGGGGAATTATACATTATTAATATGATGATTGATGAGTATAAATTAGGCACTTTTTATAATCACAAAACAAAAAGGGAACGGAAATTGCTGTTGCACAAAAAAGAATTAACAAAACTTGAGAAAAAGTTAAAAGATGCCGGGAACACAATTATACCTCTGAAGTTATATATCACCGATCGAGGTAAAGCAAAGGTGCTGATAGCGCTGGGTAGAGGGAAAAAGCTTTACGATAAAAGAGAGGCGATAAAAGATAGAGAAAATAAACGGAACCTGGACAGAATATTAAAGAAAAGTTAA
- a CDS encoding OmpA family protein, translating to MKNLKLGISALALTVASTVFAQTTNNPWLIGVGAHAENHVAARSSFSNTFSAKNLTKSMFNMNNFSITPPLSKLTVARNIGKGFVIDWQTSVGNVENKRFNMGKEFYLMTGLGLQVKAAGLLWNEESWFDPYLRVGANYLRHDYTALSFPRTSVDANGNPIETVQNGKDGNENGKANFFALSTGAGANFWVTKNFGLGVQGDYVSTPGDKSSVANHWQASASILFRFGNRDRDKDGILDKDDLCPDTPGLPEFQGCPDTDGDGVPDKDDQCPDVAGPVENNGCPWPDTDGDGVIDKDDACPTVAGPAENNGCPWPDTDGDGILDKDDACPTVPGLPEYNGCPKPEKVISEEATGALKGILFNFNKATIRPESNGKLDEAAKIIKQSSNGTFLVTGHTDAKGAAAYNLKLSRERAASVVAALESRGVNGNQLKSTGVGSRDAKVPAKATDAERMVDRKVVVEAVNGAAWDALKKSDLDVVVKKTVVKKGKAPAKRKAPAKKRK from the coding sequence ATGAAAAATCTAAAATTAGGAATTTCAGCATTGGCGCTTACTGTCGCTTCTACTGTTTTCGCGCAGACTACCAATAATCCGTGGTTAATCGGAGTTGGTGCTCACGCAGAAAACCACGTAGCAGCACGTTCAAGCTTCAGTAATACGTTCTCTGCTAAAAATTTAACGAAGAGTATGTTCAATATGAACAACTTCTCTATTACACCTCCACTATCTAAGTTAACAGTTGCTAGAAACATTGGAAAAGGTTTCGTTATCGACTGGCAGACTTCAGTAGGAAATGTTGAAAACAAAAGATTCAACATGGGGAAAGAGTTCTACCTAATGACAGGTCTTGGTCTTCAGGTTAAAGCTGCAGGTCTTTTATGGAACGAAGAATCTTGGTTTGATCCATATTTAAGAGTTGGTGCTAACTATTTAAGACATGACTATACTGCACTTTCTTTCCCAAGAACTAGTGTAGATGCTAATGGTAACCCAATCGAAACTGTTCAAAACGGTAAAGATGGTAACGAAAATGGTAAAGCTAATTTCTTTGCTTTATCTACAGGTGCTGGTGCTAACTTCTGGGTAACTAAGAACTTCGGTCTTGGTGTTCAGGGTGATTATGTATCAACTCCAGGTGATAAATCTTCAGTTGCAAACCACTGGCAAGCTTCTGCATCTATCTTATTCAGATTTGGAAACAGAGATAGAGATAAGGATGGTATCCTAGATAAAGATGACCTTTGTCCGGATACACCAGGTTTACCAGAATTCCAGGGATGTCCTGATACAGACGGAGATGGTGTTCCAGATAAAGACGATCAATGTCCAGATGTAGCTGGTCCAGTTGAAAACAACGGTTGTCCTTGGCCAGATACAGACGGTGACGGTGTTATCGATAAAGATGATGCTTGTCCTACAGTAGCAGGTCCTGCTGAAAACAACGGTTGTCCTTGGCCAGATACAGACGGTGACGGTATCCTTGATAAAGATGATGCTTGTCCTACTGTTCCAGGTCTTCCAGAATACAACGGATGTCCTAAACCAGAGAAAGTAATCTCTGAAGAAGCTACAGGTGCTCTTAAAGGTATCTTGTTCAACTTCAACAAAGCTACGATCAGACCAGAGTCTAACGGTAAGTTAGATGAAGCTGCTAAGATCATTAAGCAATCTTCAAATGGTACATTCTTAGTAACTGGTCACACAGATGCTAAAGGTGCTGCTGCTTACAACTTGAAACTTTCAAGAGAAAGAGCTGCTTCTGTAGTTGCTGCTCTTGAATCAAGAGGAGTTAACGGTAACCAATTGAAATCTACTGGTGTTGGATCAAGAGATGCTAAAGTTCCTGCTAAAGCAACTGACGCTGAAAGAATGGTTGACAGAAAAGTAGTTGTTGAAGCTGTTAACGGTGCTGCTTGGGATGCACTTAAGAAATCTGATCTAGACGTAGTAGTGAAGAAGACTGTAGTGAAGAAAGGTAAAGCTCCAGCTAAAAGAAAAGCTCCAGCTAAAAAAAGAAAATAA
- a CDS encoding YebC/PmpR family DNA-binding transcriptional regulator: MGRAFEYRKASKMARWDKMAKTFSKIGKDIALAVKAGGADPESNPALRRCIQNAKGANMPKDNVERAIKKASGADAENYEEVTYEGYGQGGVAFFVECTTNNTTRTVANVRAVFNKFDGNLGKNGELAFIFDRKGIFTIDLAQIKMDWDDFEMEMIDGGAEDVEKDEEEVMITTAFEDFGSLSHKLDELGIEAKSAELQRIPNNTKEVTEDQFKANMKMLERFEDDDDVQNVYHNMEITEELMNSL; this comes from the coding sequence ATGGGAAGAGCATTTGAATATAGAAAAGCTTCTAAAATGGCCAGATGGGACAAGATGGCCAAAACATTCTCTAAAATAGGTAAAGATATTGCACTGGCAGTAAAAGCAGGAGGCGCAGATCCGGAATCCAATCCGGCACTAAGAAGATGTATCCAGAATGCCAAAGGGGCCAACATGCCAAAGGACAACGTTGAAAGAGCAATTAAAAAAGCAAGCGGTGCCGATGCCGAAAACTATGAAGAAGTTACTTACGAAGGATACGGACAGGGAGGTGTGGCTTTCTTTGTAGAATGCACTACAAATAATACAACCAGAACTGTAGCTAATGTAAGAGCTGTCTTTAATAAATTTGACGGAAACCTTGGAAAAAACGGTGAGCTTGCCTTTATCTTTGACAGAAAAGGTATTTTCACCATCGATTTGGCGCAAATCAAAATGGATTGGGATGATTTTGAAATGGAAATGATTGATGGAGGAGCAGAAGATGTGGAAAAAGATGAAGAGGAAGTAATGATTACAACTGCTTTTGAAGATTTCGGATCTTTATCCCATAAATTGGATGAACTTGGAATTGAAGCAAAAAGCGCAGAACTGCAAAGAATTCCTAATAATACGAAAGAGGTTACTGAAGACCAGTTCAAAGCCAATATGAAAATGCTTGAACGTTTTGAAGATGACGATGATGTACAAAACGTTTACCACAATATGGAAATCACTGAAGAGTTGATGAATTCTCTTTAA
- a CDS encoding UDP-2,3-diacylglucosamine diphosphatase codes for MKRNVELVVISDVHLGTYGCKAKELLRYLNSIQPKTLVLNGDIIDIWQFKKSYFPKPHLKIIRKILSFATKDTEVYYITGNHDEMFRKFTDFELGKLKVCNKICLTIDDKKTWIFHGDVFDASVQHSKWIAKLGGKGYDLLIIINNVVNWFLEKMGKEKYSFSKKIKNNVKKAVKYIGDFELTASELAIDNHYDYVICGHIHQPQMREVVTKKGSCTYLNSGDWIENLSALEYNDKQWRIFYYDEYKHLLTDDGAEDIQEMDNSDLLKIVTNFT; via the coding sequence ATGAAAAGAAACGTTGAATTAGTTGTCATATCGGATGTTCATTTGGGAACTTATGGATGTAAGGCTAAAGAATTGTTGAGGTACCTCAATTCTATCCAACCCAAAACACTGGTTTTGAATGGCGATATTATTGATATCTGGCAGTTCAAAAAGTCTTACTTCCCTAAACCTCATTTGAAAATAATCAGAAAGATTCTTTCATTTGCTACTAAAGATACGGAGGTTTATTACATCACTGGCAATCATGATGAGATGTTCCGTAAGTTTACAGATTTTGAGCTTGGAAAACTTAAGGTTTGTAACAAAATTTGTCTTACCATTGACGATAAAAAAACATGGATCTTTCATGGCGACGTTTTCGATGCGTCTGTTCAACATTCTAAATGGATTGCCAAACTGGGAGGAAAGGGATACGATCTTTTAATCATAATCAATAATGTTGTCAACTGGTTTTTGGAGAAGATGGGTAAGGAAAAGTATTCGTTTTCAAAAAAAATCAAAAATAATGTAAAAAAAGCAGTAAAGTACATCGGTGATTTTGAGCTGACAGCTTCTGAACTTGCTATTGACAATCACTATGATTATGTGATCTGCGGGCACATTCATCAGCCGCAAATGCGCGAAGTGGTCACTAAGAAAGGTTCCTGTACCTATCTTAATTCCGGTGACTGGATTGAGAATCTATCCGCTCTGGAATATAATGATAAACAATGGAGGATCTTTTATTATGACGAGTATAAACACTTGCTCACAGATGATGGAGCAGAAGACATTCAGGAAATGGATAATTCTGATCTTTTAAAAATCGTAACCAATTTTACCTAA
- a CDS encoding glycosyl transferase produces MKILYAFQGTGNGHMARAQEIIPILKKYASVDTLISGHQSQLKADFGINFQYKGISLLYNKTGGLSYRKTFTENKFFDALKTIRNLELSGYDLIINDYEPLTGWASKMKGLPMIELSHQASMSFPETPKPDKKDFLGEMILKYYVPSERKIGFHFENYHPQIKKPVIRKKIRDLNPQKQGYYLVYLPSFADENIIKVLRKIPVQWKVFSKYSTVRVKVKNVEVFPIDEIQYLKYFEGCEGILCNAGFETPAEALFMDKKLFVIPIHNQYEQECNACALDKMGIPNSKVLKLQEIMEWVASDQHLKVDYPNDIEDILLNEVLIL; encoded by the coding sequence ATGAAAATTTTATACGCATTTCAGGGTACCGGAAACGGACATATGGCCAGAGCCCAGGAAATAATTCCCATTCTAAAAAAATATGCATCCGTCGATACACTGATCAGTGGTCATCAATCGCAATTAAAGGCTGATTTTGGTATTAATTTTCAATATAAAGGTATTTCTTTACTTTATAATAAAACAGGAGGTTTATCCTACCGTAAAACGTTTACTGAGAATAAATTTTTCGATGCGTTAAAAACTATAAGGAATCTTGAGCTTTCCGGATATGATTTAATCATCAATGATTATGAACCGTTAACAGGCTGGGCTTCGAAGATGAAAGGGCTGCCGATGATTGAACTAAGCCATCAGGCATCAATGAGCTTTCCTGAAACTCCTAAACCTGATAAAAAAGATTTCCTGGGTGAAATGATTTTGAAATATTACGTTCCCAGTGAACGGAAAATCGGATTTCACTTTGAAAATTATCATCCCCAAATTAAAAAACCGGTGATCAGAAAAAAAATCAGAGATCTCAATCCGCAAAAACAGGGATATTATCTGGTATATCTTCCGAGTTTTGCAGATGAAAACATCATCAAAGTTTTAAGAAAGATTCCCGTACAGTGGAAAGTATTTTCAAAATACAGCACAGTTCGTGTAAAAGTAAAAAACGTTGAAGTTTTTCCTATTGACGAAATCCAATATCTGAAATATTTCGAAGGATGCGAAGGTATTCTATGCAATGCAGGTTTTGAAACACCTGCAGAAGCACTTTTTATGGATAAAAAACTGTTCGTAATTCCTATCCACAACCAATATGAGCAGGAGTGTAATGCCTGTGCCCTGGATAAAATGGGAATTCCTAATTCTAAAGTTTTAAAACTACAGGAAATTATGGAATGGGTAGCTTCTGACCAACATTTAAAAGTAGATTATCCCAATGATATTGAAGATATTCTTTTGAACGAAGTGCTAATTCTTTAG
- a CDS encoding N-acetyltransferase encodes MKFENNKSGNGGVLTLNNEIKEVGRLTYTIFPEDHKLIISFVLVHPEFEGRGMGKFLVEEAIRFARENSWKVYPHCSYARSVMMRMNDVDDIFLKN; translated from the coding sequence ATGAAATTTGAAAACAATAAATCCGGAAACGGCGGAGTACTTACATTAAATAACGAAATTAAAGAAGTAGGAAGACTTACCTATACCATTTTCCCTGAAGATCACAAACTGATCATTTCATTTGTTCTTGTGCATCCTGAATTTGAAGGGAGGGGAATGGGAAAATTTTTAGTTGAAGAAGCCATCAGATTTGCAAGGGAGAATAGCTGGAAGGTGTATCCTCACTGTTCATATGCAAGATCTGTAATGATGAGGATGAATGATGTGGATGATATTTTTCTAAAGAATTAG
- a CDS encoding RDD family protein: MAQIAINTSQNVNISFNIAGVGERMLAFIIDLLIRVAYVIIILYVFFNIFDLGYLLNGLDQWSVMAIYIILTFPVYIYPVVLESLMEGQTPGKKLMKIRVVKIDGYQASFGDYMIRWVFRIVDVSFAGIVGLISMIVSKNNQRLGDIASGTAVISLKNNINISHTILEHIKEDYIPSFPQVIALSDNDMRIIKDNYTKALKVDDRQIISRLSDKIKGILKLEIDPTKMTERQFINVIIKDYNYYTGKDN; the protein is encoded by the coding sequence ATGGCTCAAATTGCGATAAATACCTCACAAAATGTAAATATTAGCTTTAATATTGCCGGCGTAGGAGAAAGAATGCTTGCATTCATCATTGATCTTCTCATCAGGGTTGCTTACGTGATTATCATACTTTATGTTTTTTTCAATATTTTCGATTTAGGATATTTGCTGAATGGTCTTGATCAATGGTCTGTCATGGCTATATATATCATTCTTACCTTTCCCGTATATATTTATCCGGTAGTTCTTGAAAGCTTAATGGAAGGACAGACTCCGGGGAAAAAACTCATGAAAATAAGGGTGGTGAAGATTGACGGATATCAGGCGAGCTTTGGGGACTATATGATCCGATGGGTATTCAGAATTGTAGATGTTTCATTTGCCGGTATCGTTGGACTGATCTCAATGATCGTGTCTAAAAACAATCAGCGTCTGGGAGATATTGCCTCAGGGACGGCTGTTATTTCATTAAAGAACAATATCAATATTTCCCATACTATTTTAGAGCATATTAAGGAAGATTATATCCCTTCATTTCCTCAGGTTATTGCTTTAAGTGATAATGATATGAGGATCATTAAAGATAATTATACAAAGGCTTTGAAAGTAGACGACCGTCAGATCATCAGCAGACTTTCTGATAAAATAAAAGGAATTCTAAAACTTGAAATAGATCCAACAAAAATGACGGAAAGGCAGTTTATCAATGTTATTATCAAAGATTACAATTATTATACGGGAAAAGATAATTAG